One window of Nicotiana tomentosiformis chromosome 11, ASM39032v3, whole genome shotgun sequence genomic DNA carries:
- the LOC104094094 gene encoding 3-ketoacyl-CoA synthase 3-like: MDLISILFYGLPFFYLLFLIWKIIDRKRHQNCYILDYECHKPTDDRMLSTKFSGEVIRRNKHLGINEYQFLLKAIVSSGIGEQTYAPRMIFYGREACPTYEDGILEMEEFFHDSIDKVLKRNGISPSEIDVLVVNISMLTCMPSLAARIINYYKMREDIKVYNITGMGCSASVISINIVESIFKNEKNKVALMVTSESLSPNWYTGNNRSMILANCLFRSGGSAILLTNKVALKNKAMFKLKCLVRTHHGAKDEAYDSCIQKEDDQGHIGFHLDKTLPKAATKALVDNLKTIAPLILPVRELLRFAIVSLVRKMNWGSTKGGARPVVNFKTGVDHICLHTGGKAVIDGVGTNLNLSEYDLEPARMTLHRFGNTSASSLWYVLGYMEAKKRLKKGDKVLMISFGAGFKCNSCLWEVLRDLGNENVWKDCIDNYPPKTLANPFLEKFGWLHDEDPNTFVVPDDYVIPDD; encoded by the coding sequence ATGGATCTCATTTccattttattttatggtcttcctTTCTTTTATCTCCTCTTCTTGATATGGAAGATTATAGATCGAAAGAGACACCAAAATTGTTACATTTTGGACTACGAATGTCACAAGCCGACCGATGATCGAATGCTTAGCACAAAATTTTCTGGTGAAGTAATTAGAAGAAACAAACACCTTGGCATAAATGAGTACCAATTCCTCTTGAAAGCAATTGTGAGCTCGGGTATTGGTGAGCAAACATATGCACCAAGAATGATCTTTTATGGCCGTGAAGCATGTCCTACATATGAAGATGGGATTTTGGAAATGGAAGAATTTTTCCATGATAGTATTGAcaaggtcttgaaaagaaatggaATTTCCCCTAGTGAAATCGATGTTCTCGTGGTGAATATATCCATGTTAACTTGTATGCCTTCTTTAGCTGCTCGAATAATCAATTATTACAAGATGAGAGAAGATATCAAGGTGTATAATATCACTGGGATGGGGTGCAGTGCTAGTGTAATATCGATAAATATCGTGGAAAGTATTTTCAAGAATGAGAAGAACAAGGTTGCACTTATGGTAACATCTGAATCCTTGAGTCCAAATTGGTACACAGGAAATAATAGATCTATGATTCTTGCTAATTGTTTGTTTAGATCAGGAGGGTCTGCAATTCTCTTGACAAACAAAGTAGCTTTGAAAAATAAGGCCATGTTCAAGTTGAAATGCCTAGTTCGAACACACCATGGTGCAAAAGATGAAGCCTATGATAGTTGCATACAAAAAGAAGATGATCAAGGTCACATAGGTTTCCACCTTGATAAAACACTACCAAAGGCCGCGACAAAGGCACTAGTCGATAATTTGAAAACAATTGCACCCTTAATTCTCCCAGTGAGAGAGTTACTTCGATTTGCAATTGTGTCACTTGTTAGAAAAATGAATTGGGGTTCAACAAAAGGAGGAGCTAGGCCAGTGGTCAATTTCAAAACAGGTGTGGATCATATTTGCCTTCATACAGGAGGAAAAGCAGTAATTGATGGAGTTGGGACAAATTTGAATCTAAGTGAGTATGATTTAGAGCCAGCAAGAATGACTTTACATAGATTTGGTAACACTTCAGCAAGTAGTCTTTGGTATGTGTTGGGTTATATGGAGGCTAAAAAAAGGTTAAAGAAAGGTGATAAAGTGCTAATGATTAGCTTTGGAGCAGGGTTTAAGTGTAATAGTTGTTTGTGGGAAGTGTTAAGAGATTTGGGAAATGAAAATGTTTGGAAAGATTGCATTGATAATTATCCGCCAAAAACTTTAGCAAATCCCTTCTTGGAGAAATTTGGATGGCTACATGATGAAGATCCAAACACTTTTGTTGTTCCAGATGACTATGTTATTCCAGATGACTAA